Proteins encoded within one genomic window of Rhododendron vialii isolate Sample 1 chromosome 1a, ASM3025357v1:
- the LOC131325643 gene encoding peter Pan-like protein encodes MSSRPFQKPTLDCSLILSGFGTGEQHLKLTTIMFQNIFPGIDINTVKLSSCERIVLLNYSKETKLIDFRHYSIRLQPVGVSRRIRKFVQNHQVPDLRSLQDVSDFVTKAGYGSESEADEEAATISLPSDLGRVNRASTKSAV; translated from the exons ATGTCCTCAAGACCTTTTCAAAAACCCACCCTTG ATTGTTCTTTGATTCTTTCTGGTTTTGGGACGGGGGAGCAACACCTGAAGCTTACAACTATTATGTTTCAGAACATCTTTCCAGGCATTGATATTAACACT GTGAAACTTTCTTCGTGTGAGAGAATTGTGCTGCTAAACTATAGTAAGGAGACAAAGCTAATTGATTTTCGGCATTACTCCATCAGGCTACAACCTGTTGGGGTCTCACGCAGAATCAGAAAGTTTGTGCAGAATCATCAAGTTCCTGATTTAAGAAGTCTTCAAGATGTGAGTGACTTTGTCACCaa GGCTGGTTATGGATCAGAAAGCGAAGCAGATGAAGAAGCGGCAACTATAAGTCTACCAAGTGATCTCGGTAGAGTTAACCGAGCTTCCACAAAAAGTGCTGTCTAG
- the LOC131335671 gene encoding uncharacterized protein LOC131335671, translating to MSHRPLDSRRAIDSCTFQLHSWKPFHLPYSTKTLPLDSADSSPKPYQYSTANGAHSKRPCLSDRATTSFSIDISRLSLIDDDRSVSSGLRFIDRKRRRRRGGSRSVSGRSSDRSGTQRRCCSVGAANGTCSDFPVAAGGTDSSGELFLNGGGEGNWASDVSEAAGKGSRREREERESLGGGGGIGVGQIGNFDSMGNESGYGSEPGYRGDAELGDGDEVDEEEEDQRLLFWGQNIGGTDSNMEMVGENTLQKTHHRCRRKKNDVRMVDPLR from the exons ATGTCCCACAGACCACTAGACTCACGGCGCGCCATAGACTCCTGCACCTTCCAGCTCCACAGCTGGAAACCATTCCACCTCCCATACTCCACTAAAACCCTACCACTAGACTCCGCCGATTCCTCTCCTAAACCCTACCAGTACTCCACCGCCAACGGGGCCCACAGCAAGCGCCCCTGCCTCTCCGATCGTGCCACGACCTCCTTCTCCATCGACATCTCCAGGCTCAGCCTGATCGATGACGACCGATCCGTCTCCTCCGGCCTCCGGTTCATCGACCGGAAGAGGCGGCGGCGGAGGGGCGGGTCGAGGTCCGTGTCGGGCCGGAGCAGCGACCGGAGTGGGACCCAGCGCCGGTGCTGCTCCGTCGGGGCGGCTAACGGCACGTGCTCGGATTTCCCGGTGGCGGCGGGGGGGACGGATTCAAGCGGGGAGTTGTTTTTGAACGGTGGGGGGGAGGGGAATTGGGCGTCGGATGTGAGCGAGGCAGCGGGCAAGGgttcgaggagagagagggaggagagagagagtttgggtggtggtggtgggattGGGGTGGGGCAAATTGGTAATTTTGATAGTATGGGGAATGAGTCAGGGTATGGGAGTGAACCGGGGTATAGAGGGGATGCGGAGTTGGGAGATGGGGATGAGGTGGATGAAGAGGAGGAGGATCAAAGGCTCTTGTTTTGGGGTCAAAATATTGGAG GTACAGATTCTAATATGGAGATGGTTGGTGAGAACACACTGCAAAAAACCCATCATAGATGCCGTCGTAAGAAAAATGATGTGAGAATGGTTGATCCACTTCGTTAA